In Acanthopagrus latus isolate v.2019 chromosome 17, fAcaLat1.1, whole genome shotgun sequence, the following are encoded in one genomic region:
- the LOC119005788 gene encoding apoptosis-associated speck-like protein containing a CARD isoform X1 has translation MPPKTIKKAIKNCLENLREKDFKKFCDALIADAGIATSRVEGKDFLDVTNVVVTNFGEAKALDMVIDLLEDNGCKEQADALVAETKELTSKAGSSKFAETKELTSKAGSSKSAGASTGTDRVTPKADGERFVDRYREDLIQRVKTIPQILDQLLTKKVIDQETYDKIRVMRPPQEQMREIYKSLNARACKDIFYEILEEKEKWLIEDLKKN, from the exons ATGCCTCCCAAAACCATCAAAAAGGCGATAAAAAACTGCCTGGAGAACCTGAGAGAGAAGGACTTTAAGAAGTTCTGCGATGCGCTCATCGCCGATGCTGGGATCGCAACCAGCAGGGTGGAGGGAAAAGACTTTCTGGATGTCACAAACGTTGTAGTCACAAACTTTGGTGAGGCCAAAGCTCTCGACATGGTTATTGACCTGCTGGAAGATAATGGCTGCAAGGAGCAAGCAGACGCCCTCG TTGCAGAGACGAAGGAACTGACCTCAAAAGCTGGTTCCAGTAAAT TTGCAGAGACGAAGGAACTGACCTCAAAAGCTGGTTCCAGTAAAT CTGCAGGAGCCTCAACTGGAACAGACCGTGTGACTCCCAAGGCAGACG GAGAGCGCTTTGTGGATAGGTACAGAGAAGACCTGATCCAGAGGGTGAAAACTATTCCACAAATCTTGGATCAGCTCCTCACCAAGAAAGTCATCGACCAGGAGACTTATGATAAAATCAGAGTTATGCGACCCCCTCAGGAGCAGATGAGGGAGATCTACAAGTCCCTGAATGCTCGAGCCTGCAAAGACATCTTCTACGAAATCCTtgaggaaaaggagaaatggCTCATTGAGGACCTCAAGAAAAATTAG
- the LOC119005788 gene encoding apoptosis-associated speck-like protein containing a CARD isoform X2: MPPKTIKKAIKNCLENLREKDFKKFCDALIADAGIATSRVEGKDFLDVTNVVVTNFGEAKALDMVIDLLEDNGCKEQADALVAETKELTSKAGSSKSAGASTGTDRVTPKADGERFVDRYREDLIQRVKTIPQILDQLLTKKVIDQETYDKIRVMRPPQEQMREIYKSLNARACKDIFYEILEEKEKWLIEDLKKN, from the exons ATGCCTCCCAAAACCATCAAAAAGGCGATAAAAAACTGCCTGGAGAACCTGAGAGAGAAGGACTTTAAGAAGTTCTGCGATGCGCTCATCGCCGATGCTGGGATCGCAACCAGCAGGGTGGAGGGAAAAGACTTTCTGGATGTCACAAACGTTGTAGTCACAAACTTTGGTGAGGCCAAAGCTCTCGACATGGTTATTGACCTGCTGGAAGATAATGGCTGCAAGGAGCAAGCAGACGCCCTCG TTGCAGAGACGAAGGAACTGACCTCAAAAGCTGGTTCCAGTAAAT CTGCAGGAGCCTCAACTGGAACAGACCGTGTGACTCCCAAGGCAGACG GAGAGCGCTTTGTGGATAGGTACAGAGAAGACCTGATCCAGAGGGTGAAAACTATTCCACAAATCTTGGATCAGCTCCTCACCAAGAAAGTCATCGACCAGGAGACTTATGATAAAATCAGAGTTATGCGACCCCCTCAGGAGCAGATGAGGGAGATCTACAAGTCCCTGAATGCTCGAGCCTGCAAAGACATCTTCTACGAAATCCTtgaggaaaaggagaaatggCTCATTGAGGACCTCAAGAAAAATTAG